TTGCCAACGAGATTGTACTAGTTGACATCAAAGAAGGCTTCGCCGAAGGCAAGGCCCTCGATATCTGGCAGAAAGCCCCCATCATCGGCTACGACTCCCGCACGGTGGGCGTCACCGGCGACTACAGCCGCACGGCGGGCTCCGATGTGGTAGTCATTACCTCGGGCCTGCCCCGCAAGCCGGGCATGAGCCGCGACGACCTGATTTCGACCAACGCCGGCATCGTGAAGTCGGTAACGGAGCAGGTGGTGCAGCACTCACCCAACGCCATCATCATTGTGGTGTCGAACCCGCTGGACGTAATGACCTACCAGGCCCACCTAACTTCGGGTTTGCCCCGCGAGAAGGTGTTTGGCATGGCCGGCATCCTGGATACGGCCCGCTACCGCGCCTTCCTGGCCGAGGCCCTCAACGTGAGTCCCAAAGATATTCAGGCGGTGCTCATGGGCGGCCACGGCGACACCATGGTGCCCCTGCCCCGCTACACCACCGTGGGCGGCATCCCTGTGACGGAGCTGATTGAGAAAGACAAGCTCGACGCCATTGTGCAGCGCACGGCCGTGGGCGGCGGTGAGTTGGTGAAGCTCATGGGCACCTCGGCCTGGTACGCCCCCGGCGCCGCTGCCGCCCAGATGGTCGAGGCCATCGTGCGCGACCAGCGCCGCGTGTTCCCCGTGTGCATCGAGTTGCAAGGCGAGTATGGTATTAACGGCGTGTACCTGGGCGCCCCGGTTATTCTGGGCAAAAACGGCATTGAGCGGGTTATCGAGCTGCAACTCAACGACGAGGAAAAAGCTCTGCTCGAAACCTCCCGCGGCCACGTGAAAGAAGTAATGGACGCTCTCGACAACATGAGCCAGGCTTCGGCCTAGGTGTAGAAGTGAGAGGTTAGAGCCTAGAACTTAGATTCTGGGCTTGATACTAGAAGGGCCACTTGGCAGCTGTCCAGGTGGCCCTTCTAATATTTAAAATTTGCGCAATCCAATTAATCTGCACAATCTGCGCTCCTACTTCTGGCTGGCGCGGAAGAGCTTCTGCTTTTCGTCTTTTGACAGGCTTTCGTAGCCGGAGCGGGAAATCTTATCCAGAATCAGGTCGATTTCGTCTTGCTCGGGCCTGGGAAAGGCACTTTTCTTGGGGGCCGGCGCGCTGGGGGCTGGGGCCGGCGTGCTACGGTGCGATACGCGCAGGCGGGGCCGGCCGCTGAGCAGCGCCCCTACCCAGTCGCCGACGGCCTGCACGGGGCGGCCCAGGTCACGGCCGCGCTGGAGCTGCTTCACAAACAGAAAGCCGATAAGCGCCCCGCCAATGTGGGCAATGCCGCCGCCGGGGTTGCCCTGGTTAATAGCCAGCACCGACAGCAGAATTACCACGGCCGCAATGTATTTGATGCGCACGGCCCCAAACAGAAACAGCATAAACGTGTACTCCGGGAGCAGCGTGGCCGCGGCCATAATCACGGCCGTCACGGATGCTGAGGCGCCCAACAAGGGCATCCCCACCATGCCACGCAGGGCCGGCAGCAAGTTGAAGGCCAGCAGAAACAACACGCCACCCGCCAACGCCCCCAAGACGTACAGACTCACCAGCCGGCGGTTGCCCAGGTATTCACGAATGAGCGCCCCAAACCAGTACAGGTTCAGCAGGTTGAACAGAATATGGAACGGTCCTTCGTGGGTGAAGGCGTACGTAAGCAGCGTCCAGGGGTGGCGTAGCAGGGAAGGCAAGTCGGAAGGCAGCACAAACTGCCGCAGCACGCTGGGATAATACTCGAACGTACCCGACAGCCGCATCACCGCGTTGGTGAGCACCAAGAACACGAATACCAGCACGTTAATCAGCAACAGCTGATTCAGGGCATTGTCGCGGCGGCTAAAAGCGGTCCGGATGTCATTGAAAATACTCATGAGTGAGGCAAGTTTGAAAGTCGGGCCACGCAGGGCAGCGGCCGCAACGAAGCGGTAATTTCCGCAATTTTCGGGCTAGCGGCCCGCCGGGTGACTGCTTCTGACAACTTAGTACAGGCGGGTCCGGTCGCGCTGCCAGAGTAGCAACAAGATCAGCCCTACCAGCATTCCGCCTAAGTGGGCGAAGTGCGCCACATTGTCACCAGGCACGCGATGCACGCCCGTGTAGAACTCGTAGAGACCATAGAAGCCAATCAGGTACTTGGCCTTCACGGGGATTGGTATGGGGAAGAGCACCAATACGGTATTCGGGAAGAAGAAAGCAAAGGCCAGCATCACCCCAAACAGGGCCCCCGACGCCCCTACCATGGGCGCGCTTATGCTGTCCTCATACATTCTCTGCATTGAGGCCAGCGCCCCGCTGATCAGTTGCGGGTCGTTGGGGGTGCGGTGCAGCTGGGTGGCTACGGTTTCGTACGCCTCACGGTGCTGCTTCAAATGGTTGTCGACGAAGTCCATCAGGTGCACACCGGTGGGCTCCCGCTGGAAGGTTGTAATGTCCCGCTGCATACCGTTCAGCTCGTAGGAGCGCACCCCGTTGTAGAG
This region of Hymenobacter sp. YIM 151500-1 genomic DNA includes:
- the mdh gene encoding malate dehydrogenase, with amino-acid sequence MKVTVVGAGNVGATCADVLATREIANEIVLVDIKEGFAEGKALDIWQKAPIIGYDSRTVGVTGDYSRTAGSDVVVITSGLPRKPGMSRDDLISTNAGIVKSVTEQVVQHSPNAIIIVVSNPLDVMTYQAHLTSGLPREKVFGMAGILDTARYRAFLAEALNVSPKDIQAVLMGGHGDTMVPLPRYTTVGGIPVTELIEKDKLDAIVQRTAVGGGELVKLMGTSAWYAPGAAAAQMVEAIVRDQRRVFPVCIELQGEYGINGVYLGAPVILGKNGIERVIELQLNDEEKALLETSRGHVKEVMDALDNMSQASA
- a CDS encoding rhomboid family intramembrane serine protease; the encoded protein is MSIFNDIRTAFSRRDNALNQLLLINVLVFVFLVLTNAVMRLSGTFEYYPSVLRQFVLPSDLPSLLRHPWTLLTYAFTHEGPFHILFNLLNLYWFGALIREYLGNRRLVSLYVLGALAGGVLFLLAFNLLPALRGMVGMPLLGASASVTAVIMAAATLLPEYTFMLFLFGAVRIKYIAAVVILLSVLAINQGNPGGGIAHIGGALIGFLFVKQLQRGRDLGRPVQAVGDWVGALLSGRPRLRVSHRSTPAPAPSAPAPKKSAFPRPEQDEIDLILDKISRSGYESLSKDEKQKLFRASQK
- a CDS encoding rhomboid family intramembrane serine protease gives rise to the protein MFQLTPTVRNLLIANVVVFFITLQLGSRVGLLGMYPFESSYFRVWQPLTHMFMHGGLGHLFSNMLGLMVFGPMLEQRWGARRFLTYWLICGLGAGLLYNGVRSYELNGMQRDITTFQREPTGVHLMDFVDNHLKQHREAYETVATQLHRTPNDPQLISGALASMQRMYEDSISAPMVGASGALFGVMLAFAFFFPNTVLVLFPIPIPVKAKYLIGFYGLYEFYTGVHRVPGDNVAHFAHLGGMLVGLILLLLWQRDRTRLY